Proteins encoded together in one Phyllostomus discolor isolate MPI-MPIP mPhyDis1 chromosome 6, mPhyDis1.pri.v3, whole genome shotgun sequence window:
- the ATG13 gene encoding autophagy-related protein 13 isoform X5 — MCVEISLKTSEGDSMELEIWCLEMNEKCDKEIKVSYTVYNRLSLLLKSLLAITRVTPAYRLSRKQGHEYVILYRIYFGEVQLNGLGEGFQTVRVGTVGTPVGTITLSCAYRINLAFMSTRQFERTPPIMGIIIDHFVDRPYPSSSPMHPCNYRTTGEDTGVTYPSVEDSQEVCTTSFSTSPPSQCVFTVTKAHFQTPTPVVTDTLRVPMAGLAFSHQLSSSRLSYQPAALGVGSADLAYPVVFAAGLNTTQPHQLMVPGKEGGVPLAPNQPAQGAQADQERVATYTPSDAAHCAATPSSSEDTETVSNSSEGRASPHDVLETIFARKVGAFVNKPINQVTLTSLDIPFAMFAPKNLELEDVDPMVNPPDSPGTGSPLQGSLHSEGSSGGSSGHTHDDFVMVDFKPAFSKDDILPMDLGTFYREFQNPPQLSSLSIDIGAQSMAEDLDSLPEKLAVHEKNVREFDAFVETLQ, encoded by the exons ATGTGTGTGGAGATCTCACTCAAGACTTCCGAG GGAGATTCCATGGAACTAGAAATCTGGTGtcttgaaatgaatgaaaa GTGTGATAAAGAAATCAAAGTTTCCTACACTGTGTACAACCGATTGTCGTTGCTGCTGAAGTCTCTCCTTGCTATAACTAGGGTGACGCCAGCTTACAGACTCTCCAGGAAACAAGGGCACGAATATGTCATATTATACAG GATATATTTTGGGGAAGTTCAGCTGAATGGCTTAGGGGAAG GTTTCCAGACCGTGCGTGTTGGGACAGTGGGCACCCCCGTAGGCACCATCACTCTCTCCTGTGCTTACAGAATTAACTTGGCATTCATGTCCACCAG GCAATTTGAGAGGACCCCGCCCATCATGGGGATTATCATTGATCACTTTGTGGACCGACCCTATCCCAGCTCCTCGCCCATGCACCCCTGCAATTACAG GACCACTGGTGAGGACACTGGAGTAACATATCCTTCTGTAGAAGATTCTCAAGAAGTGTGCACCACCTCTTTTTCCACCTCCCCGCCGTCCCAG TGTGTGTTTACTGTCACAAAGGCACATTTTCAGACCCCTACTCCTGTGGTGACGGATACCCTGAGGGTCCCCATGGCAGGACTGGCCTTTTCCCATCAA CTCTCAAGCTCTCGCCTTTCCTATCAGCCTGCTGCTCTGGGCGTTGGATCAGCTGACCTGGCTTACCCAGTAGTGTTTGCTGCTGGCTTAAACACCACACAGCCTCACCAG ctAATGGTTCCTGGAAAGGAAGGTGGGGTGCCCCTTGCCCCCAACCAGCCTGCCCAAGGCGCCCAGGCTGATCAGGAGAGAGTGGCAACCTACACCCCTTCTGACGCGGCCCACTGCGCTGCCACACCTTCTAGCAG CGAGGATACCGAAACTGTGTCCAACAGCAGTGAGGGGCGGGCCTCTCCCCACGATGTCTTGGAAACCATCTTTGCCCGAAAAGTGGGGGCTTTTGTCAACAAACCCATCAACCAG GTGACCTTGACGAGTTTGGACATACCCTTTGCTATGTTTGCTCCCAAGAATTTAGAGCTGGAGGATGTTGACCCCATG GTGAACCCTCCGGACTCCCCGGGGACGGGGTCCCCGCTCCAAGGCAGCCTGCACTCCGAGGGCTCCAGCGGGGGCAGCAGCGGCCACACCCACGACGATTTCGTCATGGTGGACTTC AAACCGGCCTTTTCTAAGGATGACATCCTTCCGATGGACCTGGGGACCTTCTATCGTGAATTTCAGAACCCCCCTCAGCTGAGCAGCCTCTCCATAGATATCGGGGCACAGTCCATGGCTGAGGACTTG GACTCACTCCCAGAGAAGCTGGCTGTGCACGAGAAGAACGTCCGAGAATTCGATGCCTTTGTAGAAACCCTGCAGTAA
- the ATG13 gene encoding autophagy-related protein 13 isoform X4, giving the protein METDLNSQDRKDLDKFIKFFALKTVQVIVQARLGEKICTRSSSSPTGSDWFNLAIKDIPEVTHEAKKALAGQLPAVGRSMCVEISLKTSEGDSMELEIWCLEMNEKCDKEIKVSYTVYNRLSLLLKSLLAITRVTPAYRLSRKQGHEYVILYRIYFGEVQLNGLGEGFQTVRVGTVGTPVGTITLSCAYRINLAFMSTRQFERTPPIMGIIIDHFVDRPYPSSSPMHPCNYRTTGEDTGVTYPSVEDSQEVCTTSFSTSPPSQLMVPGKEGGVPLAPNQPAQGAQADQERVATYTPSDAAHCAATPSSSEDTETVSNSSEGRASPHDVLETIFARKVGAFVNKPINQVTLTSLDIPFAMFAPKNLELEDVDPMVNPPDSPGTGSPLQGSLHSEGSSGGSSGHTHDDFVMVDFKPAFSKDDILPMDLGTFYREFQNPPQLSSLSIDIGAQSMAEDLDSLPEKLAVHEKNVREFDAFVETLQ; this is encoded by the exons ATGGAAACTGATCTCAATTCCCAGGACAGAAAGGACCTGGAcaaattcattaaattttttgCCCTCAAG actGTTCAAGTGATTGTCCAGGCTCGACTTGGAGAAAAGATTTGTACTCGTTCATCTTCATCCCCAACGGGTTCAGATTGG TTCAATTTGGCAATCAAAGACATCCCAGAGGTTACACATGAAGCAAAGAAGGCACTGGCAGGGCAGCTGCCTGCCGTCGGGAGATCTATGTGTGTGGAGATCTCACTCAAGACTTCCGAG GGAGATTCCATGGAACTAGAAATCTGGTGtcttgaaatgaatgaaaa GTGTGATAAAGAAATCAAAGTTTCCTACACTGTGTACAACCGATTGTCGTTGCTGCTGAAGTCTCTCCTTGCTATAACTAGGGTGACGCCAGCTTACAGACTCTCCAGGAAACAAGGGCACGAATATGTCATATTATACAG GATATATTTTGGGGAAGTTCAGCTGAATGGCTTAGGGGAAG GTTTCCAGACCGTGCGTGTTGGGACAGTGGGCACCCCCGTAGGCACCATCACTCTCTCCTGTGCTTACAGAATTAACTTGGCATTCATGTCCACCAG GCAATTTGAGAGGACCCCGCCCATCATGGGGATTATCATTGATCACTTTGTGGACCGACCCTATCCCAGCTCCTCGCCCATGCACCCCTGCAATTACAG GACCACTGGTGAGGACACTGGAGTAACATATCCTTCTGTAGAAGATTCTCAAGAAGTGTGCACCACCTCTTTTTCCACCTCCCCGCCGTCCCAG ctAATGGTTCCTGGAAAGGAAGGTGGGGTGCCCCTTGCCCCCAACCAGCCTGCCCAAGGCGCCCAGGCTGATCAGGAGAGAGTGGCAACCTACACCCCTTCTGACGCGGCCCACTGCGCTGCCACACCTTCTAGCAG CGAGGATACCGAAACTGTGTCCAACAGCAGTGAGGGGCGGGCCTCTCCCCACGATGTCTTGGAAACCATCTTTGCCCGAAAAGTGGGGGCTTTTGTCAACAAACCCATCAACCAG GTGACCTTGACGAGTTTGGACATACCCTTTGCTATGTTTGCTCCCAAGAATTTAGAGCTGGAGGATGTTGACCCCATG GTGAACCCTCCGGACTCCCCGGGGACGGGGTCCCCGCTCCAAGGCAGCCTGCACTCCGAGGGCTCCAGCGGGGGCAGCAGCGGCCACACCCACGACGATTTCGTCATGGTGGACTTC AAACCGGCCTTTTCTAAGGATGACATCCTTCCGATGGACCTGGGGACCTTCTATCGTGAATTTCAGAACCCCCCTCAGCTGAGCAGCCTCTCCATAGATATCGGGGCACAGTCCATGGCTGAGGACTTG GACTCACTCCCAGAGAAGCTGGCTGTGCACGAGAAGAACGTCCGAGAATTCGATGCCTTTGTAGAAACCCTGCAGTAA
- the ATG13 gene encoding autophagy-related protein 13 isoform X2 — translation METDLNSQDRKDLDKFIKFFALKTVQVIVQARLGEKICTRSSSSPTGSDWFNLAIKDIPEVTHEAKKALAGQLPAVGRSMCVEISLKTSEGDSMELEIWCLEMNEKCDKEIKVSYTVYNRLSLLLKSLLAITRVTPAYRLSRKQGHEYVILYRIYFGEVQLNGLGEGFQTVRVGTVGTPVGTITLSCAYRINLAFMSTRQFERTPPIMGIIIDHFVDRPYPSSSPMHPCNYRTTGEDTGVTYPSVEDSQEVCTTSFSTSPPSQCVFTVTKAHFQTPTPVVTDTLRVPMAGLAFSHQPAALGVGSADLAYPVVFAAGLNTTQPHQLMVPGKEGGVPLAPNQPAQGAQADQERVATYTPSDAAHCAATPSSSEDTETVSNSSEGRASPHDVLETIFARKVGAFVNKPINQVTLTSLDIPFAMFAPKNLELEDVDPMVNPPDSPGTGSPLQGSLHSEGSSGGSSGHTHDDFVMVDFKPAFSKDDILPMDLGTFYREFQNPPQLSSLSIDIGAQSMAEDLDSLPEKLAVHEKNVREFDAFVETLQ, via the exons ATGGAAACTGATCTCAATTCCCAGGACAGAAAGGACCTGGAcaaattcattaaattttttgCCCTCAAG actGTTCAAGTGATTGTCCAGGCTCGACTTGGAGAAAAGATTTGTACTCGTTCATCTTCATCCCCAACGGGTTCAGATTGG TTCAATTTGGCAATCAAAGACATCCCAGAGGTTACACATGAAGCAAAGAAGGCACTGGCAGGGCAGCTGCCTGCCGTCGGGAGATCTATGTGTGTGGAGATCTCACTCAAGACTTCCGAG GGAGATTCCATGGAACTAGAAATCTGGTGtcttgaaatgaatgaaaa GTGTGATAAAGAAATCAAAGTTTCCTACACTGTGTACAACCGATTGTCGTTGCTGCTGAAGTCTCTCCTTGCTATAACTAGGGTGACGCCAGCTTACAGACTCTCCAGGAAACAAGGGCACGAATATGTCATATTATACAG GATATATTTTGGGGAAGTTCAGCTGAATGGCTTAGGGGAAG GTTTCCAGACCGTGCGTGTTGGGACAGTGGGCACCCCCGTAGGCACCATCACTCTCTCCTGTGCTTACAGAATTAACTTGGCATTCATGTCCACCAG GCAATTTGAGAGGACCCCGCCCATCATGGGGATTATCATTGATCACTTTGTGGACCGACCCTATCCCAGCTCCTCGCCCATGCACCCCTGCAATTACAG GACCACTGGTGAGGACACTGGAGTAACATATCCTTCTGTAGAAGATTCTCAAGAAGTGTGCACCACCTCTTTTTCCACCTCCCCGCCGTCCCAG TGTGTGTTTACTGTCACAAAGGCACATTTTCAGACCCCTACTCCTGTGGTGACGGATACCCTGAGGGTCCCCATGGCAGGACTGGCCTTTTCCCATCAA CCTGCTGCTCTGGGCGTTGGATCAGCTGACCTGGCTTACCCAGTAGTGTTTGCTGCTGGCTTAAACACCACACAGCCTCACCAG ctAATGGTTCCTGGAAAGGAAGGTGGGGTGCCCCTTGCCCCCAACCAGCCTGCCCAAGGCGCCCAGGCTGATCAGGAGAGAGTGGCAACCTACACCCCTTCTGACGCGGCCCACTGCGCTGCCACACCTTCTAGCAG CGAGGATACCGAAACTGTGTCCAACAGCAGTGAGGGGCGGGCCTCTCCCCACGATGTCTTGGAAACCATCTTTGCCCGAAAAGTGGGGGCTTTTGTCAACAAACCCATCAACCAG GTGACCTTGACGAGTTTGGACATACCCTTTGCTATGTTTGCTCCCAAGAATTTAGAGCTGGAGGATGTTGACCCCATG GTGAACCCTCCGGACTCCCCGGGGACGGGGTCCCCGCTCCAAGGCAGCCTGCACTCCGAGGGCTCCAGCGGGGGCAGCAGCGGCCACACCCACGACGATTTCGTCATGGTGGACTTC AAACCGGCCTTTTCTAAGGATGACATCCTTCCGATGGACCTGGGGACCTTCTATCGTGAATTTCAGAACCCCCCTCAGCTGAGCAGCCTCTCCATAGATATCGGGGCACAGTCCATGGCTGAGGACTTG GACTCACTCCCAGAGAAGCTGGCTGTGCACGAGAAGAACGTCCGAGAATTCGATGCCTTTGTAGAAACCCTGCAGTAA
- the ATG13 gene encoding autophagy-related protein 13 isoform X3 translates to METDLNSQDRKDLDKFIKFFALKTVQVIVQARLGEKICTRSSSSPTGSDWFNLAIKDIPEVTHEAKKALAGQLPAVGRSMCVEISLKTSEGDSMELEIWCLEMNEKCDKEIKVSYTVYNRLSLLLKSLLAITRVTPAYRLSRKQGHEYVILYRIYFGEVQLNGLGEGFQTVRVGTVGTPVGTITLSCAYRINLAFMSTRQFERTPPIMGIIIDHFVDRPYPSSSPMHPCNYRTTGEDTGVTYPSVEDSQEVCTTSFSTSPPSQLSSSRLSYQPAALGVGSADLAYPVVFAAGLNTTQPHQLMVPGKEGGVPLAPNQPAQGAQADQERVATYTPSDAAHCAATPSSSEDTETVSNSSEGRASPHDVLETIFARKVGAFVNKPINQVTLTSLDIPFAMFAPKNLELEDVDPMVNPPDSPGTGSPLQGSLHSEGSSGGSSGHTHDDFVMVDFKPAFSKDDILPMDLGTFYREFQNPPQLSSLSIDIGAQSMAEDLDSLPEKLAVHEKNVREFDAFVETLQ, encoded by the exons ATGGAAACTGATCTCAATTCCCAGGACAGAAAGGACCTGGAcaaattcattaaattttttgCCCTCAAG actGTTCAAGTGATTGTCCAGGCTCGACTTGGAGAAAAGATTTGTACTCGTTCATCTTCATCCCCAACGGGTTCAGATTGG TTCAATTTGGCAATCAAAGACATCCCAGAGGTTACACATGAAGCAAAGAAGGCACTGGCAGGGCAGCTGCCTGCCGTCGGGAGATCTATGTGTGTGGAGATCTCACTCAAGACTTCCGAG GGAGATTCCATGGAACTAGAAATCTGGTGtcttgaaatgaatgaaaa GTGTGATAAAGAAATCAAAGTTTCCTACACTGTGTACAACCGATTGTCGTTGCTGCTGAAGTCTCTCCTTGCTATAACTAGGGTGACGCCAGCTTACAGACTCTCCAGGAAACAAGGGCACGAATATGTCATATTATACAG GATATATTTTGGGGAAGTTCAGCTGAATGGCTTAGGGGAAG GTTTCCAGACCGTGCGTGTTGGGACAGTGGGCACCCCCGTAGGCACCATCACTCTCTCCTGTGCTTACAGAATTAACTTGGCATTCATGTCCACCAG GCAATTTGAGAGGACCCCGCCCATCATGGGGATTATCATTGATCACTTTGTGGACCGACCCTATCCCAGCTCCTCGCCCATGCACCCCTGCAATTACAG GACCACTGGTGAGGACACTGGAGTAACATATCCTTCTGTAGAAGATTCTCAAGAAGTGTGCACCACCTCTTTTTCCACCTCCCCGCCGTCCCAG CTCTCAAGCTCTCGCCTTTCCTATCAGCCTGCTGCTCTGGGCGTTGGATCAGCTGACCTGGCTTACCCAGTAGTGTTTGCTGCTGGCTTAAACACCACACAGCCTCACCAG ctAATGGTTCCTGGAAAGGAAGGTGGGGTGCCCCTTGCCCCCAACCAGCCTGCCCAAGGCGCCCAGGCTGATCAGGAGAGAGTGGCAACCTACACCCCTTCTGACGCGGCCCACTGCGCTGCCACACCTTCTAGCAG CGAGGATACCGAAACTGTGTCCAACAGCAGTGAGGGGCGGGCCTCTCCCCACGATGTCTTGGAAACCATCTTTGCCCGAAAAGTGGGGGCTTTTGTCAACAAACCCATCAACCAG GTGACCTTGACGAGTTTGGACATACCCTTTGCTATGTTTGCTCCCAAGAATTTAGAGCTGGAGGATGTTGACCCCATG GTGAACCCTCCGGACTCCCCGGGGACGGGGTCCCCGCTCCAAGGCAGCCTGCACTCCGAGGGCTCCAGCGGGGGCAGCAGCGGCCACACCCACGACGATTTCGTCATGGTGGACTTC AAACCGGCCTTTTCTAAGGATGACATCCTTCCGATGGACCTGGGGACCTTCTATCGTGAATTTCAGAACCCCCCTCAGCTGAGCAGCCTCTCCATAGATATCGGGGCACAGTCCATGGCTGAGGACTTG GACTCACTCCCAGAGAAGCTGGCTGTGCACGAGAAGAACGTCCGAGAATTCGATGCCTTTGTAGAAACCCTGCAGTAA
- the ATG13 gene encoding autophagy-related protein 13 isoform X1, with protein sequence METDLNSQDRKDLDKFIKFFALKTVQVIVQARLGEKICTRSSSSPTGSDWFNLAIKDIPEVTHEAKKALAGQLPAVGRSMCVEISLKTSEGDSMELEIWCLEMNEKCDKEIKVSYTVYNRLSLLLKSLLAITRVTPAYRLSRKQGHEYVILYRIYFGEVQLNGLGEGFQTVRVGTVGTPVGTITLSCAYRINLAFMSTRQFERTPPIMGIIIDHFVDRPYPSSSPMHPCNYRTTGEDTGVTYPSVEDSQEVCTTSFSTSPPSQCVFTVTKAHFQTPTPVVTDTLRVPMAGLAFSHQLSSSRLSYQPAALGVGSADLAYPVVFAAGLNTTQPHQLMVPGKEGGVPLAPNQPAQGAQADQERVATYTPSDAAHCAATPSSSEDTETVSNSSEGRASPHDVLETIFARKVGAFVNKPINQVTLTSLDIPFAMFAPKNLELEDVDPMVNPPDSPGTGSPLQGSLHSEGSSGGSSGHTHDDFVMVDFKPAFSKDDILPMDLGTFYREFQNPPQLSSLSIDIGAQSMAEDLDSLPEKLAVHEKNVREFDAFVETLQ encoded by the exons ATGGAAACTGATCTCAATTCCCAGGACAGAAAGGACCTGGAcaaattcattaaattttttgCCCTCAAG actGTTCAAGTGATTGTCCAGGCTCGACTTGGAGAAAAGATTTGTACTCGTTCATCTTCATCCCCAACGGGTTCAGATTGG TTCAATTTGGCAATCAAAGACATCCCAGAGGTTACACATGAAGCAAAGAAGGCACTGGCAGGGCAGCTGCCTGCCGTCGGGAGATCTATGTGTGTGGAGATCTCACTCAAGACTTCCGAG GGAGATTCCATGGAACTAGAAATCTGGTGtcttgaaatgaatgaaaa GTGTGATAAAGAAATCAAAGTTTCCTACACTGTGTACAACCGATTGTCGTTGCTGCTGAAGTCTCTCCTTGCTATAACTAGGGTGACGCCAGCTTACAGACTCTCCAGGAAACAAGGGCACGAATATGTCATATTATACAG GATATATTTTGGGGAAGTTCAGCTGAATGGCTTAGGGGAAG GTTTCCAGACCGTGCGTGTTGGGACAGTGGGCACCCCCGTAGGCACCATCACTCTCTCCTGTGCTTACAGAATTAACTTGGCATTCATGTCCACCAG GCAATTTGAGAGGACCCCGCCCATCATGGGGATTATCATTGATCACTTTGTGGACCGACCCTATCCCAGCTCCTCGCCCATGCACCCCTGCAATTACAG GACCACTGGTGAGGACACTGGAGTAACATATCCTTCTGTAGAAGATTCTCAAGAAGTGTGCACCACCTCTTTTTCCACCTCCCCGCCGTCCCAG TGTGTGTTTACTGTCACAAAGGCACATTTTCAGACCCCTACTCCTGTGGTGACGGATACCCTGAGGGTCCCCATGGCAGGACTGGCCTTTTCCCATCAA CTCTCAAGCTCTCGCCTTTCCTATCAGCCTGCTGCTCTGGGCGTTGGATCAGCTGACCTGGCTTACCCAGTAGTGTTTGCTGCTGGCTTAAACACCACACAGCCTCACCAG ctAATGGTTCCTGGAAAGGAAGGTGGGGTGCCCCTTGCCCCCAACCAGCCTGCCCAAGGCGCCCAGGCTGATCAGGAGAGAGTGGCAACCTACACCCCTTCTGACGCGGCCCACTGCGCTGCCACACCTTCTAGCAG CGAGGATACCGAAACTGTGTCCAACAGCAGTGAGGGGCGGGCCTCTCCCCACGATGTCTTGGAAACCATCTTTGCCCGAAAAGTGGGGGCTTTTGTCAACAAACCCATCAACCAG GTGACCTTGACGAGTTTGGACATACCCTTTGCTATGTTTGCTCCCAAGAATTTAGAGCTGGAGGATGTTGACCCCATG GTGAACCCTCCGGACTCCCCGGGGACGGGGTCCCCGCTCCAAGGCAGCCTGCACTCCGAGGGCTCCAGCGGGGGCAGCAGCGGCCACACCCACGACGATTTCGTCATGGTGGACTTC AAACCGGCCTTTTCTAAGGATGACATCCTTCCGATGGACCTGGGGACCTTCTATCGTGAATTTCAGAACCCCCCTCAGCTGAGCAGCCTCTCCATAGATATCGGGGCACAGTCCATGGCTGAGGACTTG GACTCACTCCCAGAGAAGCTGGCTGTGCACGAGAAGAACGTCCGAGAATTCGATGCCTTTGTAGAAACCCTGCAGTAA